Proteins from a single region of Verrucomicrobiia bacterium:
- a CDS encoding zinc ABC transporter substrate-binding protein: MAPGLQGCWATAGGVDEGERMRLRTVLGWMGVAGWVVVGAGGMGAKAEGRLAALATTTLVADLVREIGGERVVVEGLMGPGVDPHLYKASARDMGRLSRARVIFYSGLHLEGRMEEMLRRMRGRGRIVVGVAEAVPEAERLRAGDAGGAWDPHVWGDPALWARAAEAVARGLTEADPEGAREYGERAARYREGLEALREWARGRVAEIPERQRVLITSHDAFGYFGRAFGLDVVGVQGISTVTEASLSDITRLVDLVKRRGLKAMFVESSVSPAAVERISRDAGVRIGGELYSDALGAPGEMRMAGKERVDVGTYLGMMRYNVDTVVEGLR; this comes from the coding sequence ATGGCGCCCGGTTTGCAGGGGTGTTGGGCCACTGCCGGGGGCGTCGATGAAGGAGAGCGTATGCGATTGCGAACGGTACTTGGGTGGATGGGAGTGGCGGGGTGGGTGGTCGTGGGGGCGGGGGGCATGGGAGCGAAGGCGGAGGGGCGGCTGGCGGCGCTGGCGACGACGACGCTGGTGGCGGATCTGGTGCGGGAGATCGGAGGGGAGCGGGTGGTGGTGGAGGGGTTGATGGGGCCGGGGGTGGATCCGCACCTGTACAAGGCGTCGGCGCGGGACATGGGGCGGCTGAGCCGGGCGCGGGTGATCTTCTATTCGGGGCTGCATCTGGAAGGGCGGATGGAGGAGATGCTGCGGAGGATGCGGGGGCGCGGGCGGATTGTGGTTGGGGTGGCTGAGGCGGTGCCGGAGGCGGAGCGATTGCGGGCGGGGGATGCGGGTGGGGCATGGGATCCGCATGTGTGGGGGGATCCGGCGTTGTGGGCGAGGGCGGCGGAGGCGGTGGCGCGGGGATTGACGGAGGCGGATCCGGAGGGGGCGCGGGAGTACGGCGAGCGGGCGGCGCGATACCGGGAGGGGTTGGAGGCGTTGCGCGAGTGGGCGCGGGGGCGGGTGGCGGAGATACCGGAGCGGCAGCGGGTGTTGATCACCAGTCACGATGCCTTCGGGTATTTTGGGCGGGCGTTCGGGCTGGACGTGGTGGGGGTGCAGGGGATTTCGACGGTGACGGAGGCGAGTTTGTCGGACATCACGCGGTTGGTGGACCTGGTGAAGAGGCGCGGGTTGAAGGCGATGTTTGTGGAGAGCAGCGTTTCTCCGGCGGCGGTGGAGCGGATCAGCCGCGATGCGGGGGTACGGATCGGGGGTGAGTTGTATTCGGACGCGCTGGGGGCGCCGGGGGAGATGCGGATGGCGGGGAAGGAGCGGGTGGATGTGGGCACCTATCTGGGGATGATGCGGTACAACGTGGATACCGTGGTGGAGGGGTTGCGGTGA
- a CDS encoding dynamin family protein, whose protein sequence is MSNLAQRAAELHERILQPLAERLAFENNRGLAASPGTPVVLFLGNHSSGKSSFINYLLGQQVQATGLAPTDDGFTVLTWGLQSATSDGLTVTTHPHLGFDDLAHLGPAFTSKLRLKTVPHDLLNTVTLVDSPGMIDAIGAANTRGYDFPAAVRVFAERADLILFFFDPDKPGTTAESIFVLTQTLAGLGYKLILVLNKVDRFASFRDFARTYGTLCWNLAKAITTKDIPHIGTCYLPSGTVAPDPHAGSIPLDDFDASRDEILSEIQRTPGRRIDNLITELLQRSSELLLHTRICREVGREYRRLRLQWFGALILTTALAAVAAWFAWPNATLSTRGWVVGIGVAAIGAAWWLGRWQARNFTRRRLHQTLLDEAFAQACETELALRDRADLRALWAGIRDRTARAIALMGPGRLALAFDLGRQIARLEKLVTREIPALRRDPGSRQPELVLGSNHAPATAPAAPAAPSTTPDPAGQPAPASTPESVSRT, encoded by the coding sequence ATGAGCAACCTCGCGCAGCGCGCCGCGGAACTTCACGAGCGCATCCTCCAACCCCTGGCTGAACGGCTGGCCTTCGAAAACAATCGCGGCCTCGCCGCCTCGCCGGGTACCCCCGTCGTCCTCTTCCTCGGCAACCATTCCTCCGGCAAATCCTCCTTCATCAACTACCTCCTCGGCCAGCAGGTCCAGGCCACCGGACTCGCCCCCACCGACGACGGCTTCACCGTCCTCACCTGGGGCCTCCAGTCCGCCACCTCCGACGGCCTCACCGTCACCACCCATCCCCACCTCGGCTTCGACGACCTCGCCCATCTCGGCCCCGCTTTCACCTCCAAGCTCCGACTCAAAACCGTCCCCCACGACCTCCTCAACACCGTCACACTGGTGGACAGCCCCGGCATGATCGATGCCATCGGCGCCGCCAACACCCGCGGCTACGACTTCCCCGCCGCCGTCCGCGTCTTCGCCGAACGCGCCGACCTCATCCTCTTCTTCTTCGACCCCGACAAGCCCGGCACCACCGCCGAATCCATCTTCGTCCTCACCCAGACCCTCGCCGGACTCGGCTACAAGCTCATCCTCGTCCTCAACAAGGTCGATCGCTTCGCCAGCTTCCGCGACTTCGCCCGCACCTACGGCACCCTCTGCTGGAACCTCGCCAAGGCGATCACCACCAAGGACATCCCCCACATCGGCACCTGCTATCTCCCCTCCGGCACCGTCGCCCCCGATCCCCACGCCGGCAGCATCCCCCTCGACGACTTCGATGCCTCGCGCGACGAGATCCTCTCCGAAATCCAGCGCACCCCCGGACGCCGCATCGACAATCTCATCACCGAACTCCTCCAGCGCAGCAGCGAACTCCTCCTCCACACCCGCATCTGCCGCGAAGTCGGACGCGAATACCGCCGCCTCCGCCTCCAATGGTTCGGCGCCCTGATCCTCACCACCGCCCTCGCCGCCGTCGCCGCCTGGTTCGCCTGGCCCAACGCCACCCTCTCCACCCGCGGATGGGTCGTCGGCATCGGCGTCGCCGCCATCGGCGCCGCCTGGTGGCTCGGTCGCTGGCAGGCCCGCAACTTCACCCGGCGCCGCCTCCACCAGACCCTCCTCGACGAAGCCTTCGCCCAGGCCTGCGAAACCGAACTCGCCCTCCGCGACCGCGCCGATCTCCGCGCCCTCTGGGCCGGCATCCGCGACCGCACCGCCCGCGCCATCGCCCTCATGGGCCCCGGCCGACTCGCCCTCGCCTTCGACCTCGGACGTCAGATCGCCCGCCTCGAAAAACTCGTCACCCGCGAAATCCCCGCCCTTCGCCGCGACCCCGGCAGCCGCCAGCCCGAACTGGTCCTCGGCTCCAATCACGCCCCCGCCACCGCACCCGCCGCACCCGCCGCGCCCTCCACCACTCCCGATCCCGCCGGTCAACCCGCCCCAGCCTCCACACCCGAATCCGTCTCCCGCACCTGA